In Chitinophaga oryzae, the sequence GTAAACAGGTTTGTATTATTCAGGTTAAATCTGACAAATTCTTTTTTACCTTCTTTCTCCCTGATCAATAATACATTTTCGCGTTTTCCATAAATAGTAAGGTCACCCGCCATACCGATAGCATCCAATAAGGTTACTTTTTCATTAGGCATCACATAGGTTGACGGCCTTGCTACTTCACCAAGTACAGTTATTTTAAAGTTAACGAATCTTACATTAACAACCGGGTCCTTGTAAAACTGGGCGGCCTTTTCGGTAACCGCAGCTCTTACTTCTTCTGTTGATTTACCTTTCACCTGCATTTTGCCAATCAATGGCAACACGATATTACCATCCTTGTCAACCAGATATCCGCTGATATTGCCCGCGCCTCCGGTAGCTGTCGCTGTGGAAGGCCATGACGGGGCATTCTGTTGATTTAACAATGCGGTGGCGCCAGGGTCCAGCGTTTGAATAGTCACTTGCAGGATATCATCCACCTGTACCAGCGGTGTTTTATACAACGCCTGTTCCACTTCTTTTGACCCAAGCGAATCGGGTATGTCTCTGAAATAAGTTACGTTTTTAGGCGCCGAACATGAAAACAGGAACAGGCAAATGATTCCTGCTAAATGATAATACGTACCCTTGCACCTTTTAAAAATGGTGTTTAAAC encodes:
- a CDS encoding polysaccharide biosynthesis/export family protein, which produces MQNCQLDMSLINRKFGFRLNTIFKRCKGTYYHLAGIICLFLFSCSAPKNVTYFRDIPDSLGSKEVEQALYKTPLVQVDDILQVTIQTLDPGATALLNQQNAPSWPSTATATGGAGNISGYLVDKDGNIVLPLIGKMQVKGKSTEEVRAAVTEKAAQFYKDPVVNVRFVNFKITVLGEVARPSTYVMPNEKVTLLDAIGMAGDLTIYGKRENVLLIREKEGKKEFVRFNLNNTNLFTSPYYYLQQGDVVYVEPNKSKVVSTDASRLKNITIITSAITLLVVILTRVKF